Proteins encoded by one window of Sediminicoccus rosea:
- the purS gene encoding phosphoribosylformylglycinamidine synthase subunit PurS, with protein sequence MTRLKVTVFPKTGVLDPQGKAIERALAGLDFAGVGEVRVGKVMIVELAETDAARAKATGEEMARKLLANTVIESFTVEVM encoded by the coding sequence ATGACGCGATTGAAGGTGACGGTGTTTCCGAAGACGGGCGTGCTGGACCCGCAGGGCAAGGCGATCGAGCGCGCGCTCGCGGGCCTCGACTTCGCCGGCGTGGGCGAGGTGCGGGTCGGCAAGGTGATGATCGTCGAGCTGGCCGAGACCGATGCCGCCCGCGCCAAGGCGACGGGTGAGGAGATGGCCCGCAAGCTGCTGGCCAACACCGTGATCGAGAGCTTCACCGTGGAGGTGATGTGA
- a CDS encoding response regulator transcription factor has product MRILLIEDDETTAAYIAKGLREEGHVVDHAANGRDGLFLAMGEPFDIIVTDRMLPGPDGLSIIRALRMAKITTPILVLTALGEVEKRVEGLEAGADDYLAKPFAFAELRARIRALARRPAGPPAEQSVLTLGDLRMDLLTRVATRGARKLDLMPTEWRLLEYLLRHAGQVVTRTMLLEKVWDFSFDPTTNVVDVHVSRLRRKLDLPGEPPMIRTVRGAGYALQAPEA; this is encoded by the coding sequence GTGCGGATCCTCCTCATCGAGGATGACGAGACCACCGCGGCCTATATCGCCAAGGGCCTGCGCGAGGAGGGGCATGTGGTGGACCACGCGGCCAATGGCCGCGACGGCCTCTTCCTCGCGATGGGCGAGCCCTTCGACATCATCGTGACGGACCGCATGCTGCCCGGCCCGGACGGGCTCTCCATCATCCGCGCGCTGCGGATGGCGAAGATCACGACGCCCATCCTGGTGCTGACCGCGCTGGGCGAGGTGGAAAAGCGCGTGGAGGGGCTGGAGGCGGGCGCCGATGACTACCTGGCCAAGCCCTTCGCCTTCGCGGAATTGCGCGCGCGCATCCGCGCGCTGGCCCGCCGCCCGGCCGGGCCACCGGCCGAGCAATCCGTGCTCACGCTTGGGGATCTCAGGATGGATCTGCTGACGCGCGTGGCGACCCGCGGCGCGCGCAAGCTGGACCTCATGCCCACCGAATGGCGCCTGCTGGAATACCTGCTGCGCCATGCCGGCCAGGTGGTGACGCGCACCATGCTGCTGGAAAAGGTCTGGGATTTCAGCTTCGACCCGACCACCAACGTGGTGGACGTGCATGTCAGCCGCCTGCGCCGCAAGCTCGACCTGCCGGGCGAGCCGCCCATGATCCGCACCGTGCGCGGCGCGGGCTATGCGCTGCAGGCGCCCGAAGCGTGA
- a CDS encoding sensor histidine kinase, with amino-acid sequence MIRPITNKGGSFALRAATASAVVMLVLSLLGSGWGWLRAEAALRQQLDLAIAAEADGFLREYEEFGLRGLALAVEAYTRRRGPLFVALLAPDGRPIAGRIPEALPALRGFANLPGTGERPSLRVLGGNLPGGATLLVAADLTPVDRAASALAWTPPIAGGVAAVLALLLGFIAAGRMEQRLAGARTAALGVMEGDLTRRLPLSGRGDEFDRLTATFNALLGRIEALMQAQRQVTDDIAHDLRSPLSRLRQLLEGALASPRDPLRDTEVMERALEELDSVLASFAALLRIARAESGVLRESFSPVDLTTLLGECAEVMEAVAEESGHGLRREIAPGVTVAGDAGLLRQAVVNLIENAITHGGPRITLRLRPGPVIEVEDDGPGIPESERAAVTRRFHRLDRSRSTPGTGLGLALVSAAAKAHGGTLRLETGAGGTGLCAVLDLRPGK; translated from the coding sequence GTGATCCGGCCCATCACCAACAAAGGGGGCAGCTTCGCGCTGCGCGCCGCCACCGCCTCGGCCGTGGTGATGCTGGTGCTCTCGCTGCTCGGTTCGGGCTGGGGCTGGCTGCGGGCGGAGGCGGCGCTGCGCCAGCAGCTCGACCTCGCCATCGCCGCCGAGGCGGATGGCTTCCTGCGCGAATATGAGGAATTCGGCCTGCGCGGGCTGGCACTGGCGGTCGAGGCCTATACGCGGCGGCGCGGGCCGCTCTTCGTCGCGCTGCTGGCGCCCGATGGCCGCCCTATCGCCGGGCGCATCCCCGAGGCGCTGCCCGCGCTGCGCGGCTTCGCCAACCTCCCCGGCACGGGCGAGCGGCCAAGCCTGCGCGTGCTGGGCGGCAACCTGCCCGGCGGCGCCACGCTGCTGGTCGCGGCCGATTTGACGCCGGTGGATCGCGCGGCCTCCGCGCTCGCCTGGACGCCTCCCATCGCGGGCGGCGTCGCGGCGGTGCTGGCCCTGCTGCTGGGCTTCATCGCGGCGGGGCGGATGGAGCAGCGGCTCGCCGGCGCGCGCACCGCGGCGCTCGGCGTGATGGAGGGCGACCTGACGCGCCGCCTGCCGCTCTCCGGCCGAGGCGACGAATTCGACCGGCTGACCGCCACCTTCAACGCGCTGCTCGGCCGCATCGAGGCGCTGATGCAGGCGCAGCGCCAGGTGACGGACGACATCGCGCATGACCTTCGCAGCCCGCTCTCGCGCCTCAGGCAATTGCTGGAGGGCGCGCTCGCTTCGCCGCGCGATCCGCTGCGCGATACCGAGGTGATGGAGCGTGCGCTGGAGGAACTCGACTCCGTGCTGGCGAGCTTCGCGGCGCTGCTCCGGATCGCGCGCGCCGAAAGCGGCGTGCTGCGCGAGAGTTTTTCGCCGGTGGACCTCACCACGCTGCTCGGCGAATGCGCCGAGGTGATGGAGGCCGTGGCCGAGGAATCGGGCCATGGCCTGAGGCGCGAGATCGCGCCGGGCGTCACCGTCGCCGGCGATGCGGGGCTGCTGCGCCAGGCGGTGGTGAACCTGATCGAGAACGCCATCACCCATGGCGGCCCGCGCATCACGCTGCGCCTCAGGCCCGGCCCGGTGATCGAGGTCGAGGATGACGGGCCGGGCATTCCGGAGAGCGAGCGCGCGGCCGTGACACGCCGCTTCCATCGCCTGGACCGCAGCCGCTCCACGCCGGGCACGGGCCTCGGCCTCGCGCTGGTCTCGGCGGCGGCCAAGGCGCATGGCGGCACGCTGCGGCTGGAGACGGGCGCGGGCGGCACGGGGCTATGCGCGGTGCTGGATTTGCGGCCGGGCAAGTAG
- the purC gene encoding phosphoribosylaminoimidazolesuccinocarboxamide synthase produces MARRRQIYEGKAKILFEGPEPGTLVQYFKDDASAFHAQKKGTITGKGVLNNRISEYLMTRLGEIGIPTHFIRRLNMREQLVREVEIIPLEIVVRNVAAGSLASRLGIPEGTRLPRSIIEYYYKNDALQNPMVSEEHITAFGWAATHDLDDMVQLTLRVNDFLTGLFLGVGISLVDFKLEFGRLYDNDEMRIVVADEISPDNCRLWDSKTGEKMDKDRFRRDLGKVEEGYQEVARRLGILPEAGMRDMKGPETVQ; encoded by the coding sequence ATGGCTCGCCGCCGCCAGATCTATGAAGGCAAGGCCAAGATCCTGTTCGAAGGCCCGGAGCCCGGCACCCTTGTGCAGTATTTCAAGGATGACGCCTCCGCCTTCCACGCGCAGAAGAAGGGCACCATCACCGGCAAGGGGGTGCTGAACAACCGCATCAGCGAATACCTGATGACCCGCCTGGGCGAGATCGGCATCCCCACGCATTTCATTCGTCGCCTGAACATGCGCGAACAGCTGGTGCGCGAAGTGGAGATCATCCCGCTCGAGATCGTGGTGCGGAACGTGGCCGCCGGTTCGCTGGCCTCGCGCCTCGGCATCCCCGAGGGCACGCGCCTGCCGCGCTCCATCATCGAGTATTATTACAAGAACGACGCCCTGCAGAACCCGATGGTGAGCGAGGAGCACATCACCGCCTTCGGCTGGGCCGCCACGCATGACCTGGACGACATGGTGCAGCTGACGCTGCGCGTGAACGACTTCCTGACCGGGCTCTTCCTCGGCGTCGGCATCTCGCTGGTGGATTTCAAGCTGGAATTCGGCCGCCTCTACGACAATGACGAGATGCGCATCGTCGTCGCCGACGAGATCAGCCCCGACAATTGCCGCCTCTGGGACAGCAAGACCGGCGAGAAGATGGACAAGGACCGCTTCCGCCGCGATCTCGGCAAGGTCGAGGAAGGCTATCAGGAGGTGGCGCGCCGCCTCGGCATCCTGCCCGAGGCCGGCATGCGGGACATGAAGGGACCGGAGACGGTACAGTAG
- a CDS encoding lysophospholipid acyltransferase family protein, producing MVLFLRSLVFNILFFGVAGGFAVLGSPLLLGPKRFQRRAMGWLARLLVRIMEITCNIEVRVTGREHLPASGAALIASKHQSAFDTLVWFALVPDVTYVMKQELFRIPLYGAFARRAGMIGVDREGGAKAMRQMMREAQGSVQEGRQIVIFPEGTRTTIGERNAWHPGIVALASATKLPVIPVATNSGKFWARHHFIKRPGVLAINILPPLLDVPRDQLLTTLEEVIEAEQRKID from the coding sequence ATGGTCCTCTTCCTCCGCTCGCTGGTCTTCAACATCCTGTTCTTCGGCGTGGCCGGCGGCTTCGCCGTGCTGGGCTCGCCGCTGCTGCTCGGGCCGAAGCGCTTCCAGCGCCGTGCCATGGGATGGCTCGCCCGGCTGCTGGTCCGCATCATGGAAATCACCTGCAACATCGAGGTGCGGGTGACGGGGCGGGAGCATCTGCCAGCCTCAGGCGCCGCGCTGATCGCCAGCAAGCACCAGTCCGCCTTCGACACGCTGGTCTGGTTCGCGCTCGTGCCGGACGTGACCTATGTGATGAAGCAGGAGCTGTTCCGCATCCCGCTCTACGGCGCCTTCGCCCGCCGCGCGGGGATGATCGGCGTGGACCGCGAGGGCGGCGCCAAGGCGATGCGCCAGATGATGCGCGAGGCCCAGGGCTCGGTGCAGGAGGGGCGGCAGATCGTCATCTTCCCCGAGGGCACGCGCACGACGATCGGCGAGCGCAACGCCTGGCATCCGGGCATCGTCGCGCTCGCCTCGGCCACCAAGCTGCCGGTCATCCCGGTCGCGACGAATTCGGGGAAGTTCTGGGCGCGGCACCACTTCATCAAGCGGCCGGGCGTGCTGGCGATCAACATCCTGCCGCCGCTGCTGGACGTGCCCCGCGACCAGCTTCTGACGACGCTGGAAGAAGTGATCGAGGCGGAGCAGCGAAAGATCGATTGA
- a CDS encoding DegQ family serine endoprotease — protein sequence MKSPINTRRLRAGLAGALMAGTALSGMILWQGHPANAQMGNQNGAISVPAISQPAVALPGFADLAARVRPAVVTITTTERATQVSTNSPFPPGSEQDQLFRRHFGEQPGMRGQPQRPANALGSGFIVDAEGTVVTNNHVVRNASVVKVKLDDGRELNARVVGRDDRTDIAVLKIDAGQPLPFLALGDSNAARPGDWVVAVGNPFGLGGTVTAGIVSARGRDIGVGPYDDFIQIDAPINSGNSGGPLFGLDGSVIGVNTAIFSPSGGSVGIGFAIPSNMVRQVVAQIQANGRVERGFLGASTQPLTPALARSLRLTKPEGALVGQVEADSPAAQGGLRPGDVVTKVGDTAVANPRDLARAIGAARPGSEVKLSVQRDGAMQELRVTLAELRDGQAASGKPAAAAENRGGPVGVALAPITPQARQQLNLPAHASGAVVAGIRPDSPAAEAGLREGDVIVGVAGRDVGDVQATVGALREAARTPGAAIALRILREGRSAFVAVEMPAQG from the coding sequence ATGAAGAGCCCGATCAACACCCGCCGCCTGCGTGCCGGCCTCGCCGGCGCCCTCATGGCCGGCACCGCGCTGAGCGGCATGATCCTCTGGCAGGGCCACCCCGCCAACGCCCAGATGGGGAACCAGAACGGCGCGATCAGCGTGCCCGCCATCAGCCAGCCCGCCGTGGCCCTGCCCGGCTTCGCCGACCTCGCCGCCCGCGTCCGCCCCGCCGTCGTCACCATCACGACGACCGAGCGCGCGACCCAGGTCAGCACCAACTCGCCCTTCCCGCCGGGCAGCGAGCAGGACCAGCTCTTCCGCCGCCATTTCGGCGAGCAGCCCGGCATGCGCGGCCAGCCGCAGCGCCCCGCGAACGCGCTGGGCTCGGGCTTCATCGTGGATGCCGAGGGCACGGTCGTGACCAACAACCATGTGGTCCGCAACGCCAGCGTCGTGAAGGTGAAACTGGATGACGGCCGCGAGCTGAACGCCCGCGTCGTCGGCCGCGACGATCGCACGGACATCGCCGTGCTGAAGATCGACGCCGGCCAGCCCCTGCCCTTCCTCGCGCTGGGCGACAGCAACGCCGCCCGCCCGGGCGACTGGGTGGTGGCCGTGGGCAATCCCTTCGGCCTGGGCGGCACGGTGACGGCGGGCATCGTCTCGGCGCGCGGCCGTGACATCGGCGTCGGGCCCTATGACGACTTCATCCAGATCGACGCGCCCATCAACAGCGGCAATTCGGGCGGCCCGCTCTTCGGCCTCGATGGCAGCGTGATCGGCGTGAACACGGCGATCTTCTCGCCCAGCGGCGGTTCGGTGGGCATCGGCTTCGCCATCCCGTCGAACATGGTCCGCCAGGTGGTGGCGCAGATCCAGGCCAATGGCCGGGTGGAGCGCGGCTTTCTGGGCGCCTCCACGCAGCCGCTGACGCCGGCGCTGGCCCGCTCGCTGCGGCTCACGAAGCCGGAAGGCGCGCTGGTCGGCCAGGTCGAGGCGGACAGCCCCGCCGCCCAGGGTGGTCTGCGCCCGGGCGACGTGGTGACCAAGGTGGGCGACACGGCGGTGGCCAACCCGCGTGACCTGGCCCGCGCCATCGGCGCTGCCCGGCCGGGCAGCGAGGTGAAGCTCTCGGTGCAGCGCGACGGCGCGATGCAGGAGCTGCGCGTGACGCTGGCCGAGCTGCGGGACGGCCAGGCCGCCTCCGGCAAGCCGGCGGCCGCGGCCGAGAATCGCGGCGGCCCGGTGGGCGTGGCGCTGGCCCCCATCACGCCCCAGGCGCGGCAGCAGCTGAACCTGCCGGCCCATGCCAGCGGCGCGGTCGTGGCGGGCATCCGCCCAGACAGCCCGGCGGCCGAGGCCGGCCTGCGCGAGGGCGACGTGATCGTCGGCGTCGCGGGCCGCGATGTGGGTGATGTCCAGGCCACGGTGGGCGCGCTCCGCGAGGCGGCGCGCACCCCGGGGGCGGCCATCGCCCTCCGCATCCTCCGCGAGGGCCGCAGCGCCTTCGTCGCGGTGGAGATGCCGGCCCAGGGCTGA
- a CDS encoding potassium transporter Kup: protein MSAPSNKLTAATLLGVLGIVYGDIGTSPLYAMRAALLHFDEGGIERWEILGILSLIFWALMLTVTLKYVLIILRADNRGEGGIMSLMALAQRSAETQRGRLIIAMIGITGAALFFGDGMITPAISVLSAVEGLKVINPAFEEGVLPITLVVLVALFLVQYRGTGSIGAFFGPVCAVWFAVLGLLGLIEALHNPEVFAAINPWYALHFAAHYHLAAFIAMGAVVLAVTGAEALYADMGHFGRRPIQVAWIFFVLPALALNYFGQGALLLRDASAIENPFYLLAPDWFRPFLVVLATAATIIASQAMISGAYSIARQCVQLGFAPRLDVRHTSATEEGQIYMPQVNFILLIGVLILVLEFKNSDSLAAAYGLAVTGTFLCTTCLALLVFRRQFGWNPILVGLVFLPLLLLDMAYFFATALKIPEGGYVPVIIGGVAFTLMFTWYRGRELLFARFRQDSLPLKSFLARLPQSRTTRVPGMAVFMTGQADYLPGALLHNLKHNKVLHERVLFVTVMNDDIPSVGPDRRAEVTELGPDIHRVILRYGFQESPNIPRELERLAQQGLIGFEPMQTSYFLGRETIVAAAVPKMARWQQWLFTLLSRNSVPATEFFKIPSDRVVELGVRVAI, encoded by the coding sequence GTGAGCGCCCCCAGCAACAAACTCACCGCCGCCACCCTGCTCGGCGTCCTTGGCATCGTCTATGGCGACATCGGCACCTCGCCGCTCTACGCCATGCGCGCCGCCCTGCTGCATTTCGACGAGGGCGGCATCGAGCGGTGGGAGATCCTCGGCATCCTCTCGCTCATCTTCTGGGCGCTGATGCTGACCGTCACGCTGAAATACGTGCTGATCATCCTGCGCGCCGACAACCGGGGCGAGGGCGGCATCATGTCGCTGATGGCGCTCGCCCAGCGCTCGGCCGAGACGCAGCGCGGGCGGCTCATCATCGCCATGATCGGCATCACCGGCGCCGCGCTGTTCTTCGGCGATGGCATGATCACGCCAGCCATCTCCGTGCTCTCGGCGGTGGAGGGGCTGAAGGTCATCAACCCCGCCTTCGAGGAGGGGGTGCTGCCGATCACGCTCGTTGTGCTGGTCGCGCTCTTCCTCGTGCAGTATCGCGGCACGGGCAGCATTGGCGCCTTCTTCGGCCCGGTCTGCGCGGTGTGGTTCGCCGTGCTCGGCCTGCTCGGTCTGATCGAGGCGCTGCACAACCCCGAGGTCTTCGCCGCCATCAACCCCTGGTATGCACTGCACTTCGCGGCGCACTACCACCTCGCCGCCTTCATCGCGATGGGCGCGGTCGTGCTGGCCGTCACGGGCGCCGAGGCGCTCTACGCCGATATGGGGCATTTCGGCCGCCGGCCGATCCAGGTGGCCTGGATCTTCTTCGTGCTGCCGGCGCTGGCGCTGAATTATTTCGGCCAGGGCGCGCTGCTGCTGCGCGATGCGAGCGCGATCGAGAACCCCTTCTACCTCCTCGCGCCCGACTGGTTCCGCCCCTTCCTGGTCGTGCTGGCGACGGCGGCGACCATCATCGCCTCCCAGGCGATGATCTCGGGCGCCTATTCCATCGCGCGCCAATGCGTGCAGCTCGGCTTCGCCCCGCGCCTCGACGTGCGCCACACCAGCGCGACCGAGGAAGGGCAGATCTACATGCCGCAGGTGAACTTCATCCTGCTGATCGGCGTGCTGATCCTGGTGCTGGAGTTCAAGAACAGCGACAGCCTGGCGGCGGCCTATGGCCTCGCGGTCACCGGCACCTTCCTCTGCACCACCTGCCTCGCGCTGCTGGTCTTCCGCCGGCAGTTCGGCTGGAACCCCATCCTGGTCGGCCTGGTCTTCCTGCCGCTGCTGCTGCTCGACATGGCGTATTTCTTCGCCACCGCGCTGAAGATCCCCGAGGGCGGCTATGTGCCGGTCATCATCGGCGGCGTCGCCTTCACGCTGATGTTCACCTGGTATCGCGGGCGGGAGCTGCTCTTCGCCCGGTTCCGGCAGGACAGCCTGCCGCTGAAATCCTTCCTCGCGCGGCTGCCGCAATCGCGCACCACGCGCGTGCCGGGCATGGCCGTCTTCATGACCGGACAGGCGGACTACCTGCCCGGCGCACTGCTGCACAACCTCAAGCACAACAAGGTGCTGCATGAGCGCGTGCTGTTCGTGACGGTCATGAATGACGACATCCCGAGCGTCGGTCCGGACCGCCGCGCGGAGGTGACGGAACTCGGCCCCGACATCCATCGCGTCATCCTGCGCTACGGCTTCCAGGAGAGCCCGAACATCCCGCGCGAGCTGGAACGGTTGGCGCAGCAGGGGCTGATCGGCTTCGAGCCGATGCAGACCAGCTATTTCCTGGGCCGCGAGACCATCGTGGCGGCCGCCGTTCCGAAGATGGCGCGCTGGCAGCAATGGCTCTTCACGCTGCTCAGCCGCAATTCGGTGCCGGCGACCGAGTTCTTCAAGATCCCCTCCGACCGCGTCGTGGAGCTTGGCGTGCGCGTGGCGATCTGA
- a CDS encoding NRDE family protein — protein MCTVILLRRPGAAWPLLLAANRDERLDRAWVPPAEHWPGITGGRDTLAGGTWMAMNRHGVVCAVLNRVGSLGPDPAKRSRGDLPLIALEETSAAAAAQRIARLDAGLWRPFNLVLADAGTAWFLAGLGAGHAQPTALPEGVSMVTAHPPNDVSSPRTARHLPRFQAAAPPTPPDWGAWPALLSDSDGATAEALNVPPIGGFGTVCSSLLALGAEGARHWLFAPGPPDRVEFAPVPLSPAPRATSQGARTGASGGSFLL, from the coding sequence ATGTGCACCGTGATCCTCCTCCGTCGCCCCGGCGCCGCATGGCCGCTGCTGCTGGCCGCCAACCGGGATGAGCGGCTGGACCGGGCCTGGGTGCCGCCGGCCGAGCATTGGCCCGGCATCACCGGTGGGCGTGACACGCTGGCCGGCGGCACCTGGATGGCGATGAACCGGCACGGCGTGGTCTGCGCCGTGCTGAACCGTGTCGGCAGCCTCGGCCCCGATCCTGCCAAGCGCTCGCGCGGCGACCTCCCGCTGATCGCGCTGGAGGAAACCAGCGCCGCCGCCGCCGCCCAACGCATCGCGAGGCTGGATGCCGGGCTCTGGCGCCCGTTCAACCTGGTGCTGGCCGATGCCGGGACCGCCTGGTTCCTGGCCGGCCTCGGCGCGGGCCACGCGCAGCCGACCGCCCTGCCCGAGGGCGTCTCGATGGTCACGGCCCATCCACCGAACGACGTGAGCAGCCCGCGCACCGCCCGCCATCTGCCGCGCTTCCAGGCCGCCGCGCCGCCCACCCCGCCGGACTGGGGCGCCTGGCCCGCGCTGCTCTCCGATTCCGACGGCGCCACGGCCGAGGCGTTGAACGTGCCCCCGATCGGCGGCTTCGGCACGGTCTGTTCCTCGCTTCTGGCACTCGGGGCGGAGGGCGCGCGGCATTGGCTCTTCGCCCCCGGCCCGCCCGACCGGGTGGAATTCGCGCCCGTCCCGCTCTCACCCGCGCCCCGCGCAACCAGCCAAGGCGCCCGCACGGGTGCCAGTGGAGGGTCGTTCCTGCTATAG
- a CDS encoding amino acid ABC transporter permease, with protein MSQITAGTTLHSSTTARTAPVSLVGPIAWMRTNLFANWWSTAITLALGYLFIRLAVSFVDWAFINAIWSVPVSPQGVANTEACREAKGVGACWAVITEKHRFILFGTYPYDEHWRPMLVCVLFVGLYIVSAMRRFWRWELALIWAAVLTVIGILMWGGVFGLSYVPQERWGGLPITLILATFGLAFAFPLAILVALGRRSSLPAIKALCVLYVELIRGVPLISLLFMASVMFPLFLPEGMNIDKLLRAQIAIILFAGAYLAEVVRAGLQALPKGQYEAADALGLSYWKKTGLIILPQALRLVIPPLVNTFIGFFKDTSLVLIIGIFDLLTAGKTAIIEPSWQGFGVEVYITLGLIYFMFCYAMSKYSAGLETELNKGRRR; from the coding sequence ATGAGCCAGATCACGGCGGGCACCACCCTGCATTCCTCGACCACCGCGCGCACCGCGCCGGTGAGCCTCGTCGGTCCCATCGCCTGGATGCGGACCAATCTCTTCGCCAACTGGTGGTCCACCGCGATCACCCTGGCGCTGGGCTATCTCTTCATCCGCCTCGCGGTCAGCTTCGTGGACTGGGCCTTCATCAACGCCATCTGGTCCGTCCCGGTCAGCCCGCAGGGGGTGGCCAACACCGAGGCCTGCCGCGAGGCCAAGGGGGTGGGCGCCTGCTGGGCCGTCATCACGGAGAAGCACCGCTTCATCCTCTTCGGCACCTATCCCTATGACGAGCACTGGCGGCCCATGCTGGTCTGCGTCCTCTTCGTGGGCCTCTACATCGTCTCCGCCATGCGGCGCTTCTGGCGCTGGGAGCTGGCGCTGATCTGGGCGGCGGTGCTGACCGTGATCGGCATCCTCATGTGGGGCGGCGTCTTCGGCCTCAGCTACGTGCCGCAGGAGCGCTGGGGCGGCCTGCCCATCACGCTGATCCTCGCGACATTCGGTCTCGCCTTCGCCTTCCCACTGGCGATCCTGGTCGCCCTCGGGCGGCGTTCCTCGCTGCCGGCGATCAAGGCGCTCTGCGTGCTCTATGTGGAGCTGATCCGCGGCGTGCCGCTGATCTCGCTGCTCTTCATGGCGAGCGTGATGTTCCCGCTCTTCCTGCCGGAGGGGATGAACATCGACAAGCTGCTGCGGGCGCAGATCGCCATCATCCTCTTCGCCGGCGCCTACCTGGCCGAGGTGGTGCGCGCCGGCCTCCAGGCCCTGCCCAAGGGCCAGTACGAGGCGGCGGACGCGCTGGGGCTGAGCTACTGGAAGAAGACTGGGCTGATCATCCTGCCGCAGGCGCTGCGCCTGGTGATCCCGCCCTTGGTCAACACCTTCATCGGCTTCTTCAAGGACACCTCGCTGGTGCTGATCATCGGCATCTTCGACCTGCTGACGGCGGGCAAGACGGCGATCATCGAACCCTCCTGGCAGGGCTTCGGCGTCGAGGTTTACATTACGCTCGGGCTTATCTACTTCATGTTCTGCTACGCCATGTCCAAGTATAGTGCCGGTCTCGAAACGGAACTGAACAAAGGACGGCGGAGGTGA
- a CDS encoding amino acid ABC transporter ATP-binding protein: protein MSAAETLASSVRADAPPAISLKGVNKWFGALHVLRDVNLDVSLGERVVVCGPSGSGKSTLIRCINRLEEHQEGQIIVDGIELSNDLRSLDAIRREVGMVFQSFNLFPHLTILENCTLAPIWVRKMPKKEAEELAMEYLTRVRIPEQANKYPGQLSGGQQQRVAIARALCMKPKIMLFDEPTSALDPEMIKEVLDTMVMLAETGMTMICVTHEMGFARTVADRVIFMDRGEIVESGEPQSLFANPQTERLQTFLSQILRGH, encoded by the coding sequence ATGTCGGCTGCTGAAACCCTCGCCTCCTCCGTCCGCGCCGACGCGCCGCCGGCCATCTCGCTCAAGGGCGTGAACAAGTGGTTCGGCGCGCTGCATGTGCTGCGCGACGTGAACCTGGACGTCTCGCTGGGCGAGCGCGTGGTGGTCTGCGGCCCCTCCGGCTCCGGCAAGTCCACCCTGATCCGCTGCATCAACCGCCTGGAGGAACACCAGGAGGGCCAGATCATCGTGGACGGGATCGAGCTGTCCAACGACCTGCGCAGCCTCGACGCCATCCGCCGCGAGGTCGGCATGGTGTTCCAGAGCTTCAACCTCTTCCCGCACCTCACCATCCTCGAGAACTGCACGCTGGCGCCCATCTGGGTCCGCAAGATGCCGAAGAAGGAGGCCGAGGAGCTGGCGATGGAATACCTGACCCGGGTCCGCATCCCCGAGCAGGCGAACAAGTATCCGGGCCAGCTCTCGGGCGGCCAGCAGCAGCGCGTGGCGATCGCCCGCGCGCTCTGCATGAAGCCCAAGATCATGCTGTTCGACGAGCCGACCAGCGCCCTCGACCCCGAGATGATCAAGGAGGTGCTGGACACCATGGTCATGCTGGCCGAGACGGGCATGACCATGATCTGCGTGACGCACGAGATGGGCTTCGCCCGCACCGTGGCCGACCGCGTGATCTTCATGGACCGCGGCGAGATCGTCGAATCGGGCGAGCCGCAGTCGCTCTTCGCCAACCCGCAGACCGAGCGGCTCCAGACCTTCCTGAGCCAGATCCTCCGGGGTCACTGA
- the purQ gene encoding phosphoribosylformylglycinamidine synthase subunit PurQ: MKAAIVVFPGTNRERDMAIALHRVAGVKPAMLWHRDTELPAGTDLVVLPGGFSYGDYLRCGAMAAQSPIMAAVRAHAERGGHVLGVCNGFQMLCEAGLLPGALLRNASLRFLAMDCVMRVERADTPYTRHFQRGATFRATMAHGDGNYFCDAETLAKLEGENRVVLRYEGENRNGSINAIAGICSPNARVMGLMPHPENCVDPLVGGTDGLPMFTSIAEALAPA; encoded by the coding sequence ATGAAGGCAGCCATCGTGGTGTTTCCCGGCACCAATCGCGAGCGGGACATGGCCATCGCGCTGCATCGCGTGGCGGGGGTGAAGCCCGCCATGCTCTGGCACCGCGACACGGAACTGCCCGCGGGCACGGACCTCGTCGTCCTGCCCGGCGGCTTCTCCTATGGCGACTACCTGCGCTGCGGCGCCATGGCCGCGCAATCACCCATCATGGCGGCGGTGCGCGCCCATGCGGAGCGCGGCGGCCATGTGCTGGGCGTCTGCAACGGCTTCCAGATGCTCTGCGAGGCGGGGCTGCTGCCCGGCGCCCTGCTGCGCAACGCCTCGCTGCGCTTCCTCGCCATGGATTGCGTCATGCGCGTCGAGCGCGCGGACACGCCCTACACCCGCCATTTCCAGCGCGGCGCCACCTTCCGCGCCACCATGGCGCATGGCGACGGCAATTACTTCTGCGATGCCGAGACGCTGGCGAAGCTGGAGGGCGAGAACCGCGTCGTCCTGCGCTATGAGGGCGAGAACCGCAACGGCAGCATCAACGCCATCGCCGGCATCTGCTCACCCAACGCGCGCGTCATGGGCCTGATGCCCCACCCCGAGAACTGCGTGGACCCGCTGGTCGGTGGCACGGACGGGCTGCCCATGTTCACCTCGATCGCCGAGGCGCTGGCGCCAGCCTGA